A region of Marmota flaviventris isolate mMarFla1 chromosome 11, mMarFla1.hap1, whole genome shotgun sequence DNA encodes the following proteins:
- the Igfbp2 gene encoding insulin-like growth factor-binding protein 2 isoform X2, whose amino-acid sequence MNMLGGGGSAGRKPLKSGMKELAVFREKVTEQHRQMGKGGKHHLGLEEPKKLRPPPARTPCQQELDQVLERIATMRLPDDRGPLEHLYSLHIPNCDKHGLYNLKQCKMSLNGQRGECWCVNPNTGKLIQGAPIVRGDPECHLFYNEQQEAGGAHAQRAQ is encoded by the exons ATGAACATGTTGGGAGGTGGCGGCAGTGCTGGCCGGAAGCCCCTCAAGTCAGGCATGAAGGAGCTGGCTGTGTTCCGGGAGAAGGTCACCGAGCAGCACCGGCAGATGGGCAAAGGAGGAAAACACCACCTTGGCCTGGAGGAGCCCAAGAAGCTTCGGCCCCCACCTGCCCGG ACCCCCTGCCAGCAAGAACTGGACCAGGTCCTGGAGCGGATCGCCACCATGCGCCTTCCTGATGATCGGGGTCCTCTGGAGCACCTCTACTCTTTGCACATCCCTAACTGTGACAAACATGGCCTGTACAACCTCAAACAG TGCAAGATGTCTCTGAACGGGCAGCGTGGGGAGTGCTGGTGTGTGAACCCCAACACTGGGAAGCTGATCCAGGGAGCTCCTATCGTCCGGGGGGACCCCGAGTGCCATCTCTTCTACAATGAGCAACAGGAGGCTGGTGGGGCGCATGCCCAGAGGGCACAGTAA